From a region of the Enterobacter cancerogenus genome:
- a CDS encoding adenine deaminase codes for MTSETRRRAVQAARGETPFDLLLTHARIIDMATGEIREADIGIVGELIASVHPRGSRTDAHEIQDLNNQYVSPGLMDTHVHLESSHLLPARYAEIVLAQGTTAVFWDPHELANVLGIEGVRFAIEASRNLPLQVMVAAPSSVPSTPGLEMSGADFAGQEMQTLLSWPDVRGVAEVMDMHGVLNGSPRMLEIMQAGLESGKLIEGHARGLSGADLQAYLAAGVTSDHELTSADDALEKLRAGLTLEIRGSHPYLLPDIVNALKTLPHLSSQITVCTDDVPPDILLEKGGIIALLNLLIGHGLAATDALRFATLNAAIRLQRNDLGLIAAGRRADLVVFDSLQKLTARQVYVAGKEIARNGKMLTSLPDTPLTLPRDTVQLPAPGVDDFQMRIANAHHGVARLRHISGARFTRWGETEVQVRNGRVQIPSGFSLIWVQHRHARHAAKPQMALLEGWGELRGAIATSYSHDSHNLVVLGRDPEEMALAARALIQSGGGMALAQHGQVIAHVAMPIAGMLSELPADELARQFKALRDRSSLIADWEPPYRVFKAIEGTCLACNAGPHLTDLGLTDGATREIVDPLISYRETPDITS; via the coding sequence ATGACTTCCGAAACCCGACGCCGCGCCGTTCAGGCCGCGCGAGGCGAAACGCCCTTTGATCTGCTGCTCACCCACGCGCGCATTATTGATATGGCCACGGGCGAGATCCGCGAGGCGGATATTGGCATCGTTGGCGAACTGATCGCCAGCGTACATCCCCGGGGCAGCCGTACCGACGCGCATGAGATACAGGATCTGAACAACCAGTACGTATCGCCGGGGCTGATGGACACGCACGTCCACCTGGAAAGCTCGCATCTGCTGCCCGCCCGCTACGCCGAAATCGTGCTGGCGCAGGGGACCACGGCGGTATTTTGGGATCCGCATGAACTGGCGAACGTGCTGGGCATTGAGGGCGTCCGTTTTGCCATTGAGGCCAGCCGAAATTTACCCCTGCAGGTGATGGTGGCCGCGCCGTCGAGCGTGCCCTCCACGCCGGGCCTCGAGATGTCCGGAGCCGATTTTGCCGGACAGGAAATGCAAACGCTGCTGAGCTGGCCGGACGTGCGCGGCGTGGCGGAAGTGATGGATATGCATGGTGTGCTCAACGGCAGCCCGCGCATGCTGGAGATCATGCAGGCGGGGCTGGAGAGCGGTAAGCTCATTGAGGGCCATGCGCGCGGGCTTAGCGGTGCCGATCTACAGGCTTATCTGGCCGCGGGTGTCACCTCAGACCATGAGCTGACCTCCGCAGACGACGCGCTGGAGAAATTGCGCGCCGGGCTGACGCTGGAAATTCGTGGCTCCCATCCTTATCTGCTGCCCGATATTGTTAATGCCCTGAAAACGTTGCCGCATCTCTCCTCGCAGATCACGGTCTGTACCGACGATGTGCCGCCGGACATCCTGCTGGAGAAAGGCGGCATTATCGCGCTGCTGAACCTGCTCATCGGGCACGGTTTAGCGGCAACGGACGCACTGCGCTTCGCCACGCTGAACGCGGCTATTCGCCTGCAGCGCAACGACCTGGGGCTGATTGCCGCCGGGCGCCGTGCGGATCTGGTCGTCTTTGATTCGCTGCAAAAGCTCACGGCTCGCCAGGTCTACGTTGCTGGAAAAGAGATCGCCCGCAACGGGAAGATGCTGACTTCTCTGCCCGATACCCCCCTGACGCTCCCGCGCGATACGGTGCAGCTGCCCGCGCCAGGCGTCGATGATTTCCAGATGCGCATCGCAAACGCCCACCACGGCGTTGCCCGGTTGCGCCATATCAGCGGCGCGCGATTCACCCGCTGGGGAGAAACCGAGGTTCAGGTGCGCAACGGGCGGGTGCAGATCCCGAGTGGTTTCAGCCTGATTTGGGTTCAGCATCGCCACGCGCGGCACGCGGCAAAACCGCAGATGGCCCTGCTGGAAGGCTGGGGAGAACTGCGCGGCGCTATTGCCACCAGCTATTCTCACGACTCGCATAACCTGGTGGTCCTGGGGCGCGATCCCGAAGAGATGGCCCTGGCCGCCCGCGCGCTTATCCAAAGCGGCGGCGGAATGGCGCTGGCCCAGCATGGCCAGGTGATTGCCCATGTCGCCATGCCGATTGCGGGGATGCTCTCTGAACTGCCTGCTGATGAGCTGGCCCGCCAGTTCAAGGCGCTGCGCGATCGCAGCAGCCTGATTGCCGACTGGGAGCCGCCCTACCGCGTCTTTAAGGCGATAGAGGGAACCTGTCTCGCCTGTAACGCCGGGCCGCATCTGACCGATCTTGGACTGACGGATGGAGCGACACGCGAAATTGTCGATCCGCTGATTTCTTACCGGGAAACCCCGGACATTACATCATAA
- a CDS encoding diaminobutyrate--2-oxoglutarate transaminase, whose translation MMTDKVRIDTADAPKSNETYLARQAEFESNVRSYPRKLPLAITKAEGVWITDADNKEYLDCLAGAGTLALGHNHPDVLKSIQNVITSGLPLHTLDLTTPLKDAFSEYLLSLLPGQGKEYCLQFTGPSGADAVEAALKLAKKVTGRSGIISFSGGYHGMTHGALSVTGNLSPKEAVDGMMPEVQFMPYPHQYRCPLGIGGEAGVKALTYYFDNLINDVESGVRKPAAVILEAVQGEGGVNPAPAEWLQRIRKVTQEHGILLILDEVQAGFARTGKFFAFEHAGIEPDIIVMSKAVGGGLPLAVLGIKKQFDAWAPGHHTGTFRGNQLAMATGLTTLKILKDQNIADKVAAQGEWLKGQLKEMAKRYPVIGHVRGLGMMIGIEIVKPDEAADHMGCFPGDGELSALIQKKCFEAGLILERGGRNGVVLRLLPSLLISDEELKVFLDKFEQALLAAGVRPA comes from the coding sequence ATGATGACGGATAAAGTCCGTATTGACACCGCAGATGCCCCTAAAAGCAACGAAACCTATCTGGCCCGTCAGGCCGAGTTCGAATCTAACGTCCGCAGTTATCCGCGCAAGCTGCCTTTAGCGATCACTAAAGCAGAAGGCGTGTGGATCACCGATGCAGATAATAAAGAATACCTTGATTGTTTAGCTGGCGCGGGCACCCTTGCGCTTGGTCACAATCATCCTGATGTGCTGAAAAGCATCCAAAATGTCATTACCAGCGGCTTGCCGTTACATACCCTGGATCTGACTACGCCGTTGAAAGACGCGTTTTCAGAATACCTGCTCTCCCTGCTGCCAGGTCAGGGCAAAGAATACTGCCTGCAGTTTACCGGCCCGTCCGGTGCTGACGCCGTTGAAGCGGCGCTGAAGCTGGCGAAAAAAGTCACCGGCCGTAGCGGGATCATCAGCTTCTCGGGTGGTTACCACGGCATGACCCACGGCGCGCTGTCCGTGACCGGCAACCTGTCTCCGAAAGAAGCCGTGGACGGCATGATGCCGGAAGTGCAGTTCATGCCTTATCCGCATCAGTACCGCTGCCCGCTGGGTATCGGCGGTGAAGCGGGCGTGAAAGCGCTGACCTACTACTTCGACAACCTGATTAACGACGTTGAAAGCGGCGTGCGTAAACCTGCGGCGGTGATCCTTGAAGCCGTTCAGGGTGAAGGCGGCGTGAACCCGGCTCCGGCTGAGTGGCTGCAGCGCATCCGTAAAGTGACTCAGGAACACGGCATTCTGCTGATCCTCGACGAAGTGCAGGCAGGTTTTGCCCGTACCGGTAAATTCTTCGCTTTCGAGCACGCGGGCATTGAGCCAGACATCATCGTTATGTCCAAGGCGGTTGGCGGCGGCCTGCCACTGGCTGTGCTGGGTATCAAAAAGCAGTTCGATGCATGGGCACCAGGCCACCACACCGGCACCTTCCGCGGCAACCAGCTGGCGATGGCAACCGGTCTGACGACGCTGAAAATCCTGAAAGACCAGAACATTGCAGACAAAGTGGCTGCACAGGGCGAATGGCTGAAAGGCCAGCTGAAAGAGATGGCGAAACGCTATCCGGTTATCGGCCACGTTCGCGGTCTGGGCATGATGATCGGTATTGAGATCGTCAAGCCAGACGAAGCCGCTGACCACATGGGCTGCTTCCCTGGCGACGGCGAGCTGTCAGCGCTGATCCAGAAGAAGTGCTTCGAAGCGGGCCTGATTCTGGAGCGCGGTGGCCGTAACGGCGTCGTGCTGCGTCTGCTGCCGTCACTGCTGATCAGCGATGAAGAGCTGAAAGTGTTCCTGGATAAATTCGAGCAGGCCCTGCTTGCTGCGGGCGTTCGCCCGGCGTAA
- a CDS encoding LysR family transcriptional regulator, whose translation MMMEPWQRLPALSLRQLQYFVTLAQLRHFTDTANKLAISQPALSSALRQIETVLGGKLVNRTASAVTLTELGAAILPHAQRVLSVAQLAFDDMQHIVQAGGDGTVRIGLIPSVSSLLFPRLPQILAQAFPRLRVEFHDQTNDELVAQLLKGQIDFGVGAIDNTVPDRLDLFPLQDDPFVAVFHRDDPLAASAHIPWKQLAGRDIAVFSKGNIQRLVAALAESHRLSLQTRYQVDYIETLYGLVRSRLAVAILPQLYTTHLQDPQLCVVHLQQPALARTVALMRAPQTLPPFIESCFTLMVDTLRSS comes from the coding sequence ATGATGATGGAACCCTGGCAGCGCTTGCCCGCGCTTTCGCTTCGACAGCTACAGTATTTTGTGACGCTGGCGCAGCTGCGTCATTTTACCGACACCGCTAATAAACTGGCAATCAGCCAGCCGGCGCTGAGCAGCGCGCTGCGGCAAATCGAGACGGTGCTGGGCGGCAAACTGGTGAACCGCACGGCCTCGGCGGTCACGCTGACGGAGCTTGGCGCTGCCATTCTGCCGCACGCCCAGCGGGTGCTCAGCGTGGCGCAACTCGCGTTCGATGATATGCAGCACATCGTGCAGGCCGGGGGCGACGGCACCGTGCGCATTGGGCTGATCCCCTCCGTGAGTTCGCTGCTGTTTCCCCGCCTTCCGCAGATCCTCGCCCAGGCTTTTCCCCGTCTGAGGGTGGAGTTTCACGATCAAACTAACGATGAGCTGGTCGCCCAGTTGCTAAAAGGGCAGATCGATTTTGGCGTGGGTGCTATCGATAATACGGTGCCCGACCGGCTGGACCTCTTTCCGCTTCAGGACGATCCTTTTGTGGCGGTGTTCCACCGCGACGACCCGCTGGCCGCGTCGGCACACATACCATGGAAGCAGCTGGCCGGGCGCGATATCGCCGTCTTTTCGAAAGGCAATATTCAGCGGCTGGTGGCGGCGCTGGCAGAAAGCCATCGTCTGTCCCTGCAGACGCGCTACCAGGTCGACTACATCGAAACCCTGTATGGTCTGGTGCGTTCCCGGCTGGCCGTGGCGATTTTACCGCAGCTGTATACCACCCATCTGCAGGACCCGCAGCTTTGCGTGGTGCACCTGCAACAGCCCGCGCTGGCCCGCACGGTGGCGCTGATGCGGGCACCTCAGACGCTCCCACCGTTTATCGAATCCTGCTTTACCCTGATGGTCGACACCCTGCGGTCATCCTGA
- the thiD gene encoding bifunctional hydroxymethylpyrimidine kinase/phosphomethylpyrimidine kinase — MKRINALTIAGTDPSGGAGIQADLKTFSALGAYGCSVITALVAQNTRGVQSVYRIEPDFVAAQLDSVFSDVRIDTTKIGMLAETDIVEAVAERLKRYQVQNVVLDTVMLAKSGDPLLSASAVETLRKKLLPQVALITPNLPEAAALLNACHAQNEREMKEQGAALLAMGCGAVLMKGGHLDDAQSPDWLFTRDGAQRFTAPRVQTKNTHGTGCTLSAALAALRPRHTNWADTVQEAKVWLSHALAKADSLEVGHGIGPVHHFHAWW, encoded by the coding sequence ATGAAACGCATCAACGCACTGACTATCGCAGGCACAGATCCGAGCGGCGGCGCGGGGATCCAGGCCGATTTGAAAACCTTCTCGGCGCTTGGGGCGTACGGCTGCTCCGTCATTACCGCGCTGGTGGCGCAAAACACGCGCGGCGTGCAGTCGGTCTATCGCATTGAGCCGGATTTTGTCGCGGCGCAGCTCGATTCCGTTTTCAGCGACGTGCGCATTGATACCACCAAAATCGGCATGCTGGCCGAGACCGATATCGTTGAAGCGGTGGCGGAACGGCTTAAGCGCTACCAGGTGCAAAACGTGGTGCTTGATACCGTGATGCTGGCCAAAAGCGGCGATCCGCTGCTTTCCGCGTCGGCCGTTGAGACGCTGCGTAAAAAGCTCCTGCCGCAGGTGGCGCTGATCACGCCGAATCTGCCGGAAGCCGCCGCGCTGCTGAACGCATGTCACGCGCAAAATGAGCGGGAGATGAAAGAGCAGGGGGCCGCGCTGCTGGCGATGGGCTGCGGTGCGGTGCTGATGAAAGGCGGACATCTGGATGATGCACAAAGCCCGGACTGGCTGTTCACGCGGGACGGCGCGCAACGTTTTACCGCTCCGCGCGTGCAGACCAAAAACACCCACGGGACGGGCTGCACGCTCTCTGCCGCGCTGGCGGCGCTGCGTCCGCGCCATACGAACTGGGCCGATACGGTGCAGGAGGCCAAAGTCTGGCTCTCACACGCGCTGGCAAAAGCCGATTCTCTGGAAGTGGGTCACGGTATTGGCCCTGTTCACCATTTTCATGCATGGTGGTAA
- a CDS encoding protein disulfide oxidoreductase: protein MDNRKVSKLRRWVREGCVLILLVMVVMWGVDQFRKPTLPASFSATPMQSIDGKTYDIAALSQDRPLLIYVWATWCSICRFTTPSVSALAEEGGNVVSIALRSGDNAKLHRWVEKKQLAMPVINDANGALSQEWQVSVTPTLVIVSKGKVVSTTTGWTSYWGMKVRLWWAGI from the coding sequence ATGGATAACCGTAAAGTGAGTAAACTGCGCCGCTGGGTGCGGGAAGGGTGTGTTTTAATCCTGCTGGTTATGGTCGTGATGTGGGGCGTGGATCAGTTCCGCAAACCGACGTTGCCTGCCAGCTTCAGCGCGACACCCATGCAAAGCATCGACGGCAAAACGTACGATATTGCCGCGCTCAGCCAGGACCGGCCGCTGCTGATTTACGTCTGGGCGACCTGGTGCAGCATCTGCAGGTTCACTACCCCGTCCGTCAGCGCTCTGGCAGAAGAGGGCGGTAACGTCGTGAGCATTGCGCTCCGCTCCGGTGATAATGCCAAACTGCACCGCTGGGTAGAGAAGAAACAGCTCGCCATGCCGGTCATCAACGATGCCAACGGCGCGCTGTCGCAGGAATGGCAGGTGAGCGTCACGCCGACGCTGGTGATTGTGTCGAAAGGCAAAGTGGTGAGTACCACAACGGGCTGGACAAGCTACTGGGGAATGAAGGTCAGACTCTGGTGGGCGGGAATATAA
- a CDS encoding NCS2 family permease, with amino-acid sequence MADNTVNSPAPGSWLERRFALRARGSTVRTECLAGITGFLAAAYLLVVIPGLLAVGGMDKGAATTGTILVFVAGTLLMAFYANLPFIVGPGIGGSVLVGVTLAGSEGIGWQIGLGIACWSGILFFLLTRFGLREVVTRSVPQSIKLGLTASIGLFVAVLGFRNAGLVLANAKTNALMLGDFLSPAALVALAGLFLAIALQARRIPGAILWAILFATLIGIPAGVTKLPVRFLDLPHSLTPVLGHIDMLGALNIAFLPFLFVFFASEFFSTMGTTLAVGGEAGLLDEEGNMPHINRPFMVDSIAAAIGPWVGIPAATALIESSAAAEAGGKTGMTALAAAVMFLLMLLFTPVALMIPKEATAPALILIGLNMFSGLRKVDLANFTDGLPVLMMVMITLIANSFGTGIAGGLLFYIVIKAIAGKWREIPVGLWILAIPLVYYFATLVKH; translated from the coding sequence ATGGCCGACAACACCGTTAATTCGCCAGCACCAGGGAGCTGGCTTGAACGACGTTTTGCACTGCGGGCGCGGGGCAGTACCGTGCGCACCGAGTGTCTGGCGGGGATCACCGGTTTTCTGGCCGCTGCCTATCTGCTGGTGGTGATACCGGGGCTGCTGGCCGTGGGCGGTATGGACAAGGGAGCAGCCACAACGGGCACCATTCTGGTCTTCGTCGCGGGCACGTTGCTGATGGCTTTCTATGCCAATCTGCCGTTTATCGTCGGGCCAGGTATTGGTGGTTCCGTGCTGGTCGGCGTGACCCTGGCGGGAAGCGAAGGCATTGGCTGGCAAATTGGCCTGGGTATCGCCTGCTGGTCGGGGATCCTGTTTTTCCTGCTGACGCGTTTTGGCCTGCGTGAAGTGGTGACCCGCTCCGTTCCCCAGTCAATCAAGCTCGGGCTGACGGCCTCCATCGGACTGTTCGTCGCCGTGCTGGGGTTCCGCAACGCCGGGCTGGTGCTGGCGAACGCCAAAACCAACGCGCTGATGCTGGGGGATTTTCTCTCTCCCGCCGCGCTGGTCGCCCTGGCGGGCCTGTTTCTGGCTATCGCCCTTCAGGCGCGTCGTATACCGGGGGCGATCCTGTGGGCAATCCTGTTTGCCACGCTGATTGGCATCCCGGCTGGCGTAACAAAGTTGCCCGTGCGTTTTCTCGATCTCCCCCACTCGCTGACCCCGGTCTTGGGCCATATCGATATGCTGGGTGCGCTCAACATTGCCTTTCTGCCTTTCCTGTTCGTCTTCTTCGCATCGGAATTTTTCTCCACCATGGGGACCACGCTGGCAGTAGGCGGTGAAGCGGGCCTGCTGGACGAGGAAGGCAACATGCCCCACATCAACCGTCCGTTTATGGTGGATTCGATTGCCGCTGCGATTGGCCCGTGGGTTGGCATTCCTGCGGCGACCGCGCTGATTGAATCTTCAGCGGCTGCCGAAGCCGGGGGCAAAACCGGCATGACGGCACTGGCTGCCGCCGTGATGTTCCTGTTGATGCTGCTCTTTACCCCGGTAGCGCTGATGATCCCGAAAGAAGCCACCGCGCCAGCGTTGATTCTGATTGGCCTGAACATGTTTAGCGGGCTGAGAAAAGTGGATTTGGCGAATTTCACCGACGGCCTGCCGGTGCTGATGATGGTGATGATCACGCTGATTGCCAACAGCTTCGGCACGGGCATTGCGGGAGGATTGCTGTTTTACATCGTGATTAAAGCAATTGCCGGGAAATGGCGTGAAATCCCCGTTGGTCTGTGGATCCTCGCCATTCCCCTGGTGTACTACTTTGCGACGCTGGTGAAGCACTAA
- a CDS encoding GntR family transcriptional regulator, producing the protein MEQAHTRLIAQLNERIAAPDNTPLYLKFAETVKNAVRSGVLAHGNILPGERDLSQLTGVSRITVRKAMQALEEEGVVTRARGYGTQINNIFEYSLKEARGFSQQVVLRGQKPNTLWVNKRVVTCPEEVANHLSLPPDSQVFLLKRIRYVDDDAVSIEESWVPVGLIPDPDAIGVSLYDYFRSQNIYPQRTRSRVSARMPDAEFQTHIKMDEKIPVLVIKQVALDQQHRPIEYSISYCRSDLYVFVCEE; encoded by the coding sequence ATGGAACAAGCGCATACCCGGTTGATCGCCCAACTCAATGAACGGATCGCCGCGCCCGATAATACGCCGCTGTACCTGAAATTTGCCGAAACGGTTAAAAACGCAGTACGCAGCGGCGTGCTGGCACACGGGAATATCCTGCCGGGCGAACGTGACCTGAGCCAGCTGACCGGGGTGTCACGCATCACCGTGCGTAAAGCGATGCAGGCGCTGGAGGAGGAGGGCGTGGTCACGCGCGCCCGCGGCTACGGCACACAAATCAACAATATCTTCGAATATTCGCTCAAGGAAGCGCGCGGGTTTTCTCAGCAGGTGGTGCTACGCGGCCAAAAGCCTAACACCCTGTGGGTCAACAAGCGGGTGGTGACCTGCCCGGAAGAGGTGGCTAACCATCTTTCCCTTCCGCCGGACAGCCAGGTTTTTTTGCTCAAACGCATCCGCTATGTGGATGACGATGCGGTGTCGATTGAGGAATCCTGGGTGCCGGTCGGGCTGATCCCCGATCCCGATGCCATCGGTGTTTCGCTGTACGACTATTTCCGCAGCCAGAATATCTACCCCCAGCGCACCCGCTCCCGCGTCAGCGCGCGGATGCCGGACGCTGAATTCCAGACCCACATTAAGATGGACGAAAAAATACCGGTGCTGGTGATCAAGCAAGTTGCGCTTGACCAACAGCACCGGCCGATTGAGTACAGTATTAGCTACTGTCGCAGCGATTTATACGTCTTTGTGTGCGAGGAGTAG
- the thiM gene encoding hydroxyethylthiazole kinase, producing MQPDLLDLHVLHQFRTRSPLTHCMTNDVVQTFTANVLLALGASPAMVIEAEEAEQFAALADALLINVGTLTSPRAQSMRRAIERAVAAGKPWTLDPVAVGALAFRSRFCHQILTLSPAAIRGNASEILALAGMSAGGRGVDTTDTAASAVPAAQALARQTNAIVVVTGEVDYITDGQRTRTVAGGDPLLTRVVGTGCALSAVVAASCSLPGDRLDNVTAACGFMKRAGTLAASQSRGPGSFASAFLDALYTLEVQA from the coding sequence ATGCAGCCTGACCTGCTCGATTTACACGTTTTACATCAATTCCGCACCCGTTCCCCGCTCACGCACTGTATGACCAACGACGTCGTGCAGACCTTTACAGCCAACGTGCTACTGGCGCTGGGCGCATCGCCCGCCATGGTGATTGAAGCGGAAGAGGCTGAACAGTTTGCTGCGCTTGCTGATGCACTGCTGATTAACGTCGGCACGCTCACTTCACCGCGCGCGCAGTCGATGCGCCGCGCCATTGAGCGCGCCGTGGCGGCAGGAAAGCCCTGGACGCTTGACCCGGTTGCCGTAGGCGCGCTGGCGTTCCGCAGCCGTTTTTGCCATCAAATCCTCACCCTTAGCCCCGCCGCCATTCGTGGCAATGCCTCGGAAATCCTCGCGCTGGCCGGGATGAGCGCGGGCGGACGCGGGGTGGACACCACCGATACCGCCGCCAGCGCGGTACCTGCTGCACAGGCACTGGCACGGCAAACCAATGCGATAGTGGTGGTGACGGGTGAGGTGGATTACATCACCGACGGACAGCGTACCCGCACGGTGGCCGGGGGCGATCCGCTGCTGACCCGGGTAGTGGGCACCGGCTGCGCGCTCTCGGCAGTGGTTGCGGCCAGCTGTTCGCTTCCCGGCGACAGGCTGGATAACGTCACGGCCGCCTGCGGATTTATGAAGCGTGCCGGCACGCTTGCCGCGTCGCAAAGCCGTGGTCCGGGCAGTTTTGCCAGCGCCTTCCTCGACGCGCTGTACACGCTGGAGGTGCAGGCATGA
- a CDS encoding PfkB family carbohydrate kinase — MSSFAHSLATLRATRPVTVLGAAVIDVIADAYALPWRGCDIELKQQGVNIGGCALNIAIALKRLGIETQNALPVGHGVWADIIRNAMAKQDLHSAIEAESGDNGWCLALVEPDGERTFMSFSGVENQWQQSWLDALNVPPGSLVSLSGYQLASPSGERLTRWLEGLRDVTAFIDFGPRIADIPDALMARIMACKPIVSLNRQEADIAAERTGMHVDTLGAQWQQRFAAPLIVRHDKDGAAWYDGDASGYVPAFSATVVDTIGAGDSHAGGTLAGLAAGWSLADAVRLGNAVAAWVVSHRGGDCAPTREALLLAHKDV, encoded by the coding sequence ATGAGTTCATTTGCCCACAGCCTTGCCACGCTTAGGGCCACGCGTCCGGTAACGGTGCTGGGCGCGGCGGTCATTGATGTCATCGCCGATGCCTACGCCCTGCCGTGGCGCGGGTGTGATATCGAGCTAAAGCAGCAGGGGGTAAACATTGGCGGCTGTGCGCTGAACATCGCCATTGCCCTGAAACGCCTTGGGATCGAGACGCAAAATGCCCTGCCCGTCGGGCACGGCGTGTGGGCGGATATCATTCGTAACGCCATGGCGAAGCAGGATCTGCACAGCGCCATCGAGGCCGAATCCGGCGATAACGGCTGGTGCCTGGCGCTGGTCGAGCCCGACGGCGAACGCACGTTCATGTCATTTAGCGGCGTGGAAAACCAGTGGCAGCAGAGCTGGCTGGATGCGCTGAACGTGCCGCCAGGGAGCCTGGTCTCGTTGTCCGGGTATCAGCTGGCGTCGCCGAGCGGTGAACGGCTGACGCGCTGGCTGGAAGGGCTGCGGGACGTCACCGCGTTTATCGACTTCGGCCCGCGCATTGCCGATATCCCCGACGCGCTGATGGCGCGGATCATGGCCTGCAAACCGATTGTGTCGCTTAATCGCCAGGAGGCGGATATTGCCGCTGAACGAACGGGTATGCATGTCGACACCCTCGGCGCGCAGTGGCAGCAGCGTTTCGCCGCGCCATTGATCGTACGGCACGATAAAGACGGTGCGGCCTGGTACGACGGCGACGCCTCGGGCTACGTGCCAGCGTTTTCAGCAACGGTGGTGGACACCATTGGCGCGGGCGACAGCCACGCGGGCGGCACGCTTGCCGGCCTGGCGGCGGGCTGGAGTCTGGCGGATGCGGTACGGCTGGGAAATGCGGTCGCCGCGTGGGTGGTCAGCCACCGCGGCGGTGACTGTGCCCCCACGCGCGAGGCGCTACTCCTCGCACACAAAGACGTATAA
- a CDS encoding pyridoxal phosphate-dependent decarboxylase family protein, with protein sequence MSDSNPILFSSAQSIDAYKQAIEQSTQAVMQWLKQPEMYQGKTVAELRDRIQLDFNPKGLGNDAAIERAVEFFLKDSLSVHHPQCVAHLHCPSLVVSQAAEVLINATNQSMDSWDQSPSATIIEIKLIEWLRTRVGYQAGDAGVFTSGGTQSNLMGLMLARDAFFARQGHSVQQDGLVGDLRKIRVLCSENAHFSVQKNMALMGLGYQSVLQVKTDEFSRMDLNDLAAKIEQCNANGEQILAIVATAGTTDAGAIDPLRAIAELAAKQNIWVHVDAAWGGALLMSEQYRHYLDGIELVDSVTLDFHKQFFQTISCGAFLLKEARHYELMRYQAAYLNSEFDEEAGVPNLVSKSLQTTRRFDALKLWMSLEALGQEQYAAIIDHGVTLAQQVADYVKAQSALELVMQPQLASVLFRFRPETQMDDAGIALLNQKIGDALLESGRANVGVTEHNGITCLKLTLLNPTVTLEDVKVLLSLVERTAQEVLAK encoded by the coding sequence ATGTCTGATTCAAACCCAATTTTGTTCTCCTCTGCGCAAAGCATTGATGCTTACAAGCAGGCGATTGAACAAAGCACTCAGGCTGTGATGCAGTGGCTGAAACAGCCTGAGATGTATCAGGGCAAAACGGTCGCGGAGCTGCGCGACCGTATTCAGCTGGATTTCAACCCGAAAGGGCTGGGCAACGACGCGGCGATTGAACGCGCCGTGGAGTTCTTCCTGAAAGACAGTTTGTCCGTTCATCACCCGCAGTGCGTGGCGCACCTGCACTGCCCAAGCCTGGTGGTAAGCCAGGCGGCGGAAGTGCTGATCAACGCCACCAACCAGAGCATGGACTCCTGGGATCAAAGCCCGTCCGCAACCATTATTGAGATCAAACTGATCGAATGGCTGCGTACCCGCGTGGGTTATCAGGCTGGCGACGCGGGTGTCTTCACCAGCGGCGGCACCCAGAGCAACCTGATGGGCCTGATGCTGGCGCGCGATGCGTTCTTCGCACGTCAAGGCCACTCCGTTCAGCAGGACGGTCTGGTCGGCGATCTGCGTAAAATTCGCGTGCTGTGCTCCGAAAACGCGCACTTCTCCGTGCAGAAAAACATGGCGCTGATGGGCCTCGGCTATCAGTCCGTGCTCCAGGTGAAAACGGACGAATTCTCGCGTATGGATCTCAACGATCTGGCGGCGAAAATCGAGCAGTGCAATGCCAACGGCGAGCAGATCCTGGCGATTGTTGCGACGGCAGGTACCACTGATGCCGGTGCTATCGATCCGCTGCGTGCGATTGCTGAACTGGCGGCGAAGCAGAACATCTGGGTGCACGTTGATGCGGCCTGGGGCGGCGCGCTGCTGATGTCCGAGCAGTATCGTCACTACCTGGACGGTATTGAGCTGGTGGATTCCGTTACCCTGGACTTCCACAAGCAGTTCTTCCAGACCATCAGCTGCGGCGCGTTCCTGCTGAAAGAAGCGCGTCACTATGAGCTGATGCGCTATCAGGCGGCCTACCTGAACTCTGAGTTCGATGAAGAAGCAGGCGTGCCAAACCTGGTGTCCAAGTCTCTGCAGACAACCCGTCGTTTCGACGCGCTGAAGCTGTGGATGAGCCTGGAAGCGCTGGGTCAGGAGCAGTATGCGGCGATTATCGATCACGGTGTGACGCTGGCGCAGCAGGTTGCGGACTACGTGAAAGCGCAGTCTGCTCTGGAACTGGTGATGCAGCCACAGCTGGCAAGCGTGCTGTTCCGCTTCCGCCCAGAGACGCAGATGGACGACGCGGGCATCGCCCTGCTGAACCAGAAAATTGGCGACGCGCTGCTGGAGTCAGGCCGCGCGAACGTCGGCGTGACCGAGCATAACGGCATCACCTGCCTGAAGCTGACCCTGCTGAACCCAACCGTGACGCTGGAAGATGTGAAAGTCCTGCTGTCGCTGGTTGAGCGTACCGCTCAGGAAGTTCTGGCGAAGTAA